The following are from one region of the Tenacibaculum dicentrarchi genome:
- a CDS encoding formimidoylglutamase, protein MDFNFFIPIKDTLVTNLTSQSMKSLGRNIEIHTKVNGLPDLSEVSIVVIGVEDGRGAPDNQGCGDNLEAIREKLYKLFPGNWKTKVADLGNIEQGNTLKDTYFAVSSSIEYLLSKKIIPILIGGSQDLTYANYRGYDSLEQTVNLVSVDSKFDLGAMNERLRSSSFLSKIIMEQPNNLFNYSNIGYQTYFNSQEEIELLDKLYFDAFRLGEVKDVRLVEPIMRDADIISIDISSVRQSEAPANKNASPNGFYGEEICAIARYAGISDKVTSFGVYEYNSLFDLNNQTASLIAQMIWFFIEGVNARAKDYPFVSKDNYRKFTILLTDDDPINFYKSDKSGRWWMEINMISNTKHKRHALVPCNYKDYEQALKGKMPDRWYKALQKLV, encoded by the coding sequence ATGGATTTTAATTTTTTTATTCCTATAAAAGATACATTAGTAACGAATTTAACTTCGCAATCTATGAAATCTTTAGGCAGAAATATTGAAATACATACAAAGGTAAACGGTTTGCCCGATTTATCAGAAGTAAGTATTGTTGTTATAGGTGTAGAAGATGGTCGAGGAGCTCCTGATAACCAGGGTTGTGGTGATAATTTAGAAGCTATTCGTGAAAAATTATATAAATTATTTCCAGGTAACTGGAAAACTAAAGTAGCTGATTTAGGTAATATAGAACAAGGAAATACTCTTAAAGATACTTATTTTGCAGTGAGTTCTTCTATTGAATATTTGCTTAGTAAAAAAATAATACCTATATTAATAGGCGGTAGCCAAGATTTAACGTACGCAAATTATAGAGGTTATGATTCTTTAGAACAAACAGTTAATTTAGTATCGGTAGATAGTAAATTCGATTTAGGTGCAATGAATGAACGTTTACGTTCTAGTTCTTTTTTAAGTAAAATTATTATGGAACAGCCTAATAATTTGTTTAATTATAGTAATATAGGGTATCAAACTTATTTTAATTCACAAGAAGAAATAGAGTTATTAGATAAATTATATTTTGATGCCTTTAGGTTGGGCGAAGTTAAAGATGTAAGGCTTGTAGAGCCTATAATGAGAGATGCTGATATTATTAGCATAGATATTAGTTCTGTTCGCCAAAGCGAAGCACCAGCAAATAAAAATGCCTCACCTAATGGTTTCTATGGTGAAGAAATTTGTGCTATTGCAAGATATGCAGGAATAAGTGACAAAGTAACCTCTTTTGGTGTCTATGAATATAACAGCCTATTTGATTTGAACAATCAAACTGCAAGTTTAATAGCACAAATGATTTGGTTTTTTATTGAAGGAGTTAATGCTAGAGCTAAAGATTATCCATTTGTATCTAAAGATAATTACCGTAAATTTACGATATTATTAACAGACGATGATCCTATAAACTTTTATAAAAGTGATAAAAGTGGTCGTTGGTGGATGGAAATAAATATGATTTCGAATACTAAACACAAAAGGCATGCGTTAGTACCGTGTAACTATAAAGATTATGAACAAGCATTAAAAGGAAAGATGCCAGACAGATGGTATAAAGCGTTGCAAAAACTTGTTTAA